GGGCTGGCCGACGCTGCTGTGGTCGCTGTACAACAACGACGGCGACCAGCCCGGCGCGTACTTCGGCGCGCAGAAGGCGAACAAGCCGCTGCACGCGCTTTACGCCTACGACACCGGCACGGTCGCGCTGGACAACCTCGGCGCTTCCCGGCTGGACGGAATTTCCGTGCAGGCCAAGGTGTACGACCCCGCGGGCAAGGTGCTCGACGACCAGTCCACCGGCGCGGTTTCGCTGGACAGCCAGGGCGTCGCGACCGGGCTGCTGAAGCCGAAGGTCCCGGCCGAGACGAAGGCCCCGGCCAAGGCCCAGGTGTACTTCGTGGAGCTGCAGGTGCGCCGAGGCGGAAAGGTCGTGGACCGGAACGTCTACTGGATGTCGACGCAGAAGGACGTCGTGAACTGGGCGAAGACGCTGCAGCAGCCCCAGGCCACGATGAGCCAGTACGCCGACCTGACCGCGTTGCGCGACCTGCCGAAGGCGCAGGTGGGCGTAACCGCGTCGACCAGCCCGGCCAACGGCCCGGACGGCGCGGACACCCAGACGACGGTCACCGTCACCAACACCTCGCCGACGCCGGCCGCCGCGTTCTTCCTGCGCGCCGACCTGCGCCGCGGCGGTGCCGCCGACGCGGATTCGCAGCTCGCGGCGGCGACCTGGGACGACAACGACATCACGTTGTGGCCGGGCGAATCGCAAACGTTGACCGTCCGCTACCGGGCCGCCGACCTGCGCGGCGCGTCCCCGGTGATCAGCGTGGACGGGTTCAACACCGGCCGGGTCGTGGTGCCGGCCGGTCCGCACCGGGGCGGTCACGGGACCGTCCCGCCGGTCATCGAGGGGACCCGCGAGTGACATCGGACGATCTGATCCTGGGCATCGACTTCGGCGGCACGAAAGTGGCGCTGGGGCTGTCCGACCGGACCGGGAGCCTGCGGGCGACCCGCCGGCTCGACACCGACGCGGAAGCCGGTGCCGAGCAGGTGGTCACCCGCGCGCTCGCCGCCGCGGCCGATCTCGCCGAGGGCTCCCGGATCAGCGCGATCGGGGTGGTCAGCCCGGGCATCGTGCTGCCGGACCGGATCCTGCTGGCCCCGAACGTGCCCGGCTGGGAGGAGCTGCACCTGGCCGAGCTGGTGTCGGCGGCGTTCCCGGACGTGCCGGTGACCGTCGGCACGGATGCGAAGGCGGCCGCGCTGGCGGAGTGGAAATGGGGCACGCTGGCCGGTGCCGACCCGGCCGTGTTCCTGTCGCTGGGCACCGGCATCGCGGCCGCGGTGCTGGTTCGCGGCCGCCTGCTGACCGGCGCGAACGGCGCGGCCGGGGAGCTGGGATACAACCTGCGCACCCCCCAAGACACCGAGGGCTTCAAGAGCGGAGCGGCGCCGCTCGAAGAAGCCGTCGGGGGCCGGGGGCTGGGCACGCGGGCGACCGCGTTGCTCGGCCGCCCGGTGACTGCCGGCGAACTGTTCGCGCTGGCCCGCGAGCACGCCGAGGCGAAGGAGCTGGTCATCGCGGCGCTGGACGAGCTGTCCATGCACGTGGCCAACCTGGCGATCGCCTTCGACCCGACCCGCATCGCCGTCGGCGGCGGCCTGGTCCGCTCGGCGGACGTGCTGCTGCCGGCCCTGCGCGAACGTCTCGCAGCGGCTGTCCCGTTCCCGCCGGAGCTGGTGCCGGCCCGGTTCGACCAGGACGGCGCGCTGCTGGGCGCGGTCGCCCTCGCGCTGGGCGAGGGCTGAGTTCTCCGTGGCCGGCAGGGCTGCCCCGACGCCCTGCCGGCCACGGCTTCCACCTCGGAGCCGGTGTCTCCCGGTTTCCTCCCGCCACCCGCGAGCCGCTCGCGGGTGGCGTGCTCGTTCCGCGCTCGGCCGGTGAGGCGGGCCGACGACGGCCATTGTGGCGAGGGGCCCGACAGCTCCGGGCCAGGCAAGCTGGCCGGGTGATCGGCGTACACAGTGGACCGGTGCTGGTCACAGCGTGACGGGCGTCTCCGCCCCGGACCGCTGCGGGGGTGGGGTGCGGTACTGTCGCGACCATGGGGAGTCTCCGTTCGCGTGTCCTCGCCTGGGCCGGCCGCCGCTACCTCGCGCGCCAGCAAAAGCGGGGTTTCGATCTCGAGAAGATGGCGCTGCTGCCGGATTCGGCGCTGGAGCCGTTGCGCAGGCACGGACTCGACCCGGTGCCGGATCTCGGCCGCCTGCGTGCCGAGGCTCCGATCAGCAAGCTCGACCTGCCGTTCGGGATGAACGCCTGGCTGGTGACCGGCTACGAGGAGGCGAAGGCTGTCCTCGGCAAGGGCAGCGAGTTCAGCAACGATTTCACGAACCTGGTCGGCAACGCGGGCGTCACCGAGGACCAGAACCCGGGCGGGCTCGGGTTCGCCGACCCGCCGGTGCACACCCGGCTGCGGAAGCTGCTCACGCCCGAGTTCACGATGCGCAGGCTGTCCCGGCTCACGCCGCGGATCGACGAGATCGTGGCCGACCGGCTGGACGCGATGGCCGCCGCCGACGGTCCGGTGGACCTGTGGGAAGAGTTCGCGCTGCCGATCCCGTCGCTGACCATCTGCGAACTGCTCGGAGTGTCCTACGAGGACCGCGCTGACTTCCAGCGGCTGAGCACGGCCCGGTTCGACCTGTTCAGCGGCGCGGGCGCGTCGCTGGGGGCGATCTCGGAATCGCTCGGCTACCTGCTGGAGATCGTGCGCAAGCAGCGCGAACAGCCCGGCGACGGCCTGCTCGGGATGCTGATCAAGGAGCATGGCGACGAGATCGACGACCGGGAGCTCGCCGGCCTGGCGGACGGAATCCTGACCGGCGGCCTCGAGACGACGGCGAGCATGCTGGCCCTCGGCGCACTGGTGGTGCTGCGCGACCCGGCCGCGTTCGAAGCGGTCCGCGGCGACGACGACTCGGTGCACCGGTTCGTGGAGGAGTTGCTGCGCTACCTGACCGTGGTGCAGATGGCGTTCCCGCGCTTCGCGAAGCAGGATCTGGACGTCGCCGGCGTGCACATCAGCGAGGGCGACATCGTGCTGGTTTCGCTGTCGGTCGCCGACCGCGACCCAGTGCTCGGCAAAGGCGATTTGGACCGGTTCGACCCGACCCGCGAGCCGTCGTCGCACTTGGCGTTCGGCTACGGGATCCACCGGTGCATCGGTGCGGAGCTGGGGCGCATGGAGCTGCGCGCGGCCTACCCGGCCTTGGTGCGGCGGTTCCCGAAGCTGCGGCTGGCAGTGGAGCCGGAGGAGCTGGCGTTCCGGAAGGTGTCGATCGTGTACGGGCTGGATTCGCTGCCGGTGCTGGTGGACTGACCTCAAAGCCAGGAACTTGAGGCGACGCTGCGGGTGTCTTGAGCCGCGTCTGCCCAGGTCGACGGAGCTGGCCGGGGCCAGCGGGTGGCGGGAGGTCCGTGAAGGGCCCCTTGAGGGAATCAGATTCCCTCAAGGGGCCCTTCACGGACCTGATGAAACGGCTATATCGTCGTCAATCGGTTATTTCGGTGGCGCTGGCGGCCTTTATGGATGGCCCGCCGGCGGACGCGTCGCAGCTCAAATTCCTCGCTTGGACTCTGAGCCCGTGAAGGTAACCTTCGCGGACGTCCCACGCCGTGCCCGCGGTCCGTCGGCTCCGCCAAGCCGCTGTCGCTCCCACGGCCGGGCTGCCCCCGAGCGCCGTGTCACGCGCCGCTCATCGGACCCCGCGCGGCCGGAACTGGATGCTGATCCGAGGCCCCACTGCCCTCGCCGTCTTCGGAATGGCGTGTTCCCACGTCCGCTGGCAGGACCCGCCCATCACGATCAGGTCGCCGTGCCCCAGCGGATACCGCACCGATTCCCCGCCTCCGCGCGGGCGCAGCGCGAGCTGCCGTGCCGCGCCGACGGACAAGATGGCGACCATCGTGTCTTCGATCCGGCCGCGGCCCAGGTCGTCGCCGTGCCAGGCCACGCTGTCTTGGCCGTCCCGGTAGTAGCACAGCCCGGCCGTGCGGAACGGTTCGCCCAGTTCAGCCGCATAGTGCGCGGTCAGCGCCTCCCTCGCCTCGGCGAGGACCGGGTGCGGAAGCGGCCGCTGCTCCCGGTAGAAGCACAGCAGCCGGGGGACGGCGACCACCCGGTCGTACATCTGCCGCCGCTCCTCTTGCCACGGGACCTCGGCCGCCAGGTGCTCGAACAGCTCGTCCGAGCCGTCCAGCCATCCCGGCAGCACGTCGATCCACGCGCCCTGCCCGAGCTCGGTGCGGCGCAGGCCGGACAGCGGTCCCAGTGCGGTCGGTTCGCCCGCGCCGAACAGCGAACCCTGAAGTGCCTGACTCATGAACCCACCGTACCTGAAGTTCGAACACCTGTTCGAGCTAATCTGCCGGTTTGGGGTGCGCGGTCACGACGAGCCGGTGCATCCTGGCATCGGGAGCGGATTCGTGGTGATAGCGGGAGACGAGGTCGGCGACGAGGGCGGTCAGTTCTTCGGTGAAGGCGGAGCGGTCGCGGGCGGAGGCGAAGGCGATCTCCGCGTCCAGGGTCAGCGTTGAGAGCGGTTTGCCGGCCCGGGCGGCGCGGCGGACGAGCCCGGCGACCTCGCGCAGGGTCCGGCCGGCGACGGCCAGCAGGTAGCTCGCCGAGAGGCGGTCGGCCTTCACCCGGACGGTGCCGGCTGGGCCCAGCGCGGCGGGGGAGAGCAGGTAGGAGCCGGCGGTGGCGACGAAAAGGCGTTCGGTGAGGCCGCCCCATTGCCGGGTGCCCGCGGGCTCGACCAGGCCGTGCGACTCGAGCGCGCGCAGGTGGTAGTTGACCTTTTGCCTGGTCAGCTCGACGCGGGTGGCCAGCGCGGCGGCCGAGGCCGGTTCGGTCAACGCGGCCAGCAGCCGGGCGCGCACCGGGTCCAGTGCGATCGCCGCGACGGCGGGGTCCTCGATCACTACGACGTCCTGCATCCGCTGAGCCAAGCAGTGACAAACAAAGTCGTCAAGGCGGCCGCCCTTGTCCGCAATCGTCCGCGGACTTAGAGTGATCCACCAGTGGTCTGGACCTGTACCACCACCGCCGCCGCCCTGAGTTCCACGGAGGTTGGCACGTGCGCACGAGAACCCGGATCGGCGGAGCGCTGGCAGCGGCGGCTTGCGGGCTCGCGATCCTCGCCCCGGCAGCGTCCGCGCAGGTCGGCGGCGGCACCTGGACGCCATGGTCGCCGAGCTACAAAGAGCAGCAGAAAGGCTGCGGCCAAGTCAGCGGGCTCACCTTCAAGCTGACCTGCTCGGACAGCAGCGGCGAGCAACGCGCCGAACGCCGCTACGAGACCTACACCGGCGGCACCCACCAGTTCGAAGGCTCATTCAAGATCACCAGCATGGCCGGTTCGCGGATCAGCCTGAAGCAGACCTTCCGCGACGGTTCGAACGCCGGCCCGTATTTCCTGCTGGCCGTCGAGAAGGGCGGCCGGCTCTACACGGTCGAGAACGGCCAGACCGTCGCCACCGGCGCGACTGTCGGCACCTCGGTGCGCGTCAACACGATCAACCAGCCTGGCAGCTCGCATCAGGTGTACATCAACGGTTCGCTGAAACAGACCGACGACAGCCCGTCCGGCAGCTACTACGACAAATTCGGTTCGTACCGGACGGCCAGCGGCGCTGGTCCGATCACTGTGGAGTGGAGCGGCATCAAATTCTGGACCAAGTGAGCGGGCACTAAGAGCATGCCTCACCTGGTGCTGACGTGATGGCTGCTCGACCGTCCGTGAAGGGACCCTTGAGGGAATCCAAGTCCCTGAAAGGGCCCTTCACGGACAGACCGGCGGACCGTTCGGCGCGCACCACCTGAGACAAGCTCTAAGTGTGTTTCTGGCAAAGGAAAACCCAGCTTTCGCCGCCAGGCTCTGCTCAACTCCGGCGCGCATTTCCTTCTGGCGAAGGAAAAGTAGCTACGAAAGCCATTCCGCAGGAGAATCCCAGGCCGTCAGCGCTCGACGGCTCACGAACCGCCGGTGCTCCCCGGTCATCGGGTCGTCGAACTCCAGCACCTTCGCCAGCAGCTGCAGCGGCCGGGTGAAGTCGTCGAGCGGTTTCTCCCGCAGGTCCGGGTAGAAATCGTCGCCCAGGATCGGGATTCCCAGCGAAGACATGTGCACTCTCAGCTGATGCGTCCGCCCGGTCGCGGGCAGCAGGCGGTACCGGCCCAGTCCGGCCCGGTGTTCCAGGAGCTCCACAGTGGACTCGGCGTTCGGCGGGCCGGGCACCTCCTGTGCCGCCAGCACCCCGCGTTCCTTGATGATCCGGCTCTGTACCGTCCGGGGCAGCGGCAAGGCCGGATCGTATGCCGCGATCGCCTCGTATTCCTTGCGCACCAACCGATCGCGGAACATCGTCTGATACGCGCCGCGCGCGGAAGGGGTGATCACGAACATCACCACCCCGGCGGTGACCCGGTCGAGCCGGTGCGCGGGGGAGAGCGTGGGCAGGTCGAGCGAGCGGCGCAGCCGGACCAGTGCGGTCTCCAGCACGTGCCGTCCGCGCGGGATGGTGGCCAGGAAGTGCGGCTTGTCGACCACCAGCAGGTGCTCGTCGCGGTGCAGGACGGCGACGTCGAACGGCACCGGGACCTCGTCCGGCAGGTCGCGGTGGAACCAGATGAACGAACCGGGCGCGTACGCCGAGTCGATGCCCAGCGGCCCGTCCTCGCCGTGGATGCGCTCCTCGCGCAGCATTTCCGCGATCCGTTCCGGGGCGACGCGCGGCAGCCGCTCCACAAGGTGCTCCAGCAGCGTCGCCCACGGGCCTTCGTCCGGCAGCCGCAGCCGGGCCGGGTCGAGGCCGTGCCGTTGCGGGATCGGGGCCGGGCGCTTGCGTCTCATCGGAGACCGAGTCTAGTCGCCGCTGTTCTGCCGGTAGATCGCGATGTACCGGGCGGTCGCTTCGGCGTTGGCCTCGGCGGCCTTCTCGCGCCGGATCCGCTTGCCGGTGCCGGGCGGGAAACCGTGCCGGGACAGCCGGTGGTCGATGCTCTCCTCCATGTAGGCGCACGAGTAGAAGTACGCGACCAGCGCGGCCATCAGCACGATCGCCAGCCGCAACCCGAGGGGGGCCGGCAGCAGCAGCCAGACCAGGCACAGCGGGGCGATGCCGACCGTCGAGCGCAGGACGTGCCGCGCCTTCCAGTGCTTGGACGTCGCGTCGTGCAGCAGCCAGTCGCGGTAGCGCTCGGGCAGCCGTCCGCCGGCCGCGTGCCAGAACCAGCGGAGAACGCCGGGCCGTTCGGTCATCGTTCCTCCTCGTCGCCACTCGGTACAGTACACTAATTATTAGCATACTAATCATTAGTGCGACGGAGATCGCGCTAGAGTGGGCTGGACCAGAAGGAGGTACGGGTGGCCAAGATCGATCTGGGCGAGGACCCGCTGAAACTGGACCGGCAGGTGTGCTTCGCGCTGTCGGTCGCCTCGCGCAGCGTGATCGCGATCTACCGGCCGCTGCTGGAGCCGCACCAGCTGACGCATCCGCAGTACCTGGTGATGCTGGCGCTGTGGGAGCAGTCGCCGCGGTCGGTCAAGGACCTCAGCACCGCGTTGCGCCACGAGCCGGCCACCTTGTCGCCGTTGCTGAAGCGGCTGGAGGCGGTCGGCTACGTCACCCGGGGCCGCAGCCGCGCCGACGAGCGGCAGCTGACCGTGGAACTGACCGAAAAGGGCCGGAATCTGCGGGCGGAGGCGGAGAAGATTCCGTACCGGGTGGTGGAACGGCTCGGCATGGAGGTCTCCGAACTCGAGGCGCTGCACGCCGCGCTGGGCCGGGTGATCCAGGCGACCGCCTGACCGCGGATTTCCGGCATAGTGGGAAGCGCCGACGCGGAAGAGGGGGGCATGTGCTGAAGATCCGGCTGGGGGTGGCGCCGGGAGTCGGGACCGGGCCGGCGGAATTCGCCGGACTGGCCGAGCAGGTCGAGGCGGCCGGCGTCGATTCGCTGTGGCTGTCCGAGATCGTCTACTCCTCCGACGTCGACCCGATGATCGGCATGGCGCACGCGCTCGCCCGCTCCAGCACCCTGAAAGTGGGCACTGGCGTGGCGATCCTGCCCGGGCGGAATCCGGTGCTGGTGGCGAAACAGCTGGTCACGCTGGCCGGGCTGGCTCCGAAACGCGTGCTGCCGGTGTTCGGGCTGCTGCCCGCGCGGCCCGAGGAGCGTGCGCTGTTCCCAGTGCCCGACGGCCGGCGCGCGGCGGTGTTCGACGAGTCGCTGACTGTGCTGCGGCTGCTTCTGCAACAGGACGACGTGCACTTTGACGGCGAGTTCTTTCAGCTCGACGGGGTCACCATCGGCCCGCGTCCGGCGAAACGGCTCGACGTGTGGCTCGGCGGAGCGGCCCCGGCCGCTTTGCGCCGCGCCGGCCGGTTGTCCGACGGCTGGCTCGGCAGCTTCCACACGCCGGACCAGGCCCGGGCGGCCCGCCTCCAGATCCAGGACGCCGCGGCCGAGGCCGGGCGCGAGATCGAACCGGACCACTTCGGGCTGAGCCTGGTCCTGGCGCC
This sequence is a window from Amycolatopsis benzoatilytica AK 16/65. Protein-coding genes within it:
- a CDS encoding TIGR03854 family LLM class F420-dependent oxidoreductase, which codes for MLKIRLGVAPGVGTGPAEFAGLAEQVEAAGVDSLWLSEIVYSSDVDPMIGMAHALARSSTLKVGTGVAILPGRNPVLVAKQLVTLAGLAPKRVLPVFGLLPARPEERALFPVPDGRRAAVFDESLTVLRLLLQQDDVHFDGEFFQLDGVTIGPRPAKRLDVWLGGAAPAALRRAGRLSDGWLGSFHTPDQARAARLQIQDAAAEAGREIEPDHFGLSLVLAPHGIPASLRATAERRNPGRPVTELIPTSWAEARRMIERHIDAGLTKFVIRPGYSGDYRKFLDEFVRELGPLQN
- a CDS encoding DUF5313 domain-containing protein — encoded protein: MTERPGVLRWFWHAAGGRLPERYRDWLLHDATSKHWKARHVLRSTVGIAPLCLVWLLLPAPLGLRLAIVLMAALVAYFYSCAYMEESIDHRLSRHGFPPGTGKRIRREKAAEANAEATARYIAIYRQNSGD
- a CDS encoding ROK family protein; the protein is MTSDDLILGIDFGGTKVALGLSDRTGSLRATRRLDTDAEAGAEQVVTRALAAAADLAEGSRISAIGVVSPGIVLPDRILLAPNVPGWEELHLAELVSAAFPDVPVTVGTDAKAAALAEWKWGTLAGADPAVFLSLGTGIAAAVLVRGRLLTGANGAAGELGYNLRTPQDTEGFKSGAAPLEEAVGGRGLGTRATALLGRPVTAGELFALAREHAEAKELVIAALDELSMHVANLAIAFDPTRIAVGGGLVRSADVLLPALRERLAAAVPFPPELVPARFDQDGALLGAVALALGEG
- a CDS encoding MarR family winged helix-turn-helix transcriptional regulator; translation: MAKIDLGEDPLKLDRQVCFALSVASRSVIAIYRPLLEPHQLTHPQYLVMLALWEQSPRSVKDLSTALRHEPATLSPLLKRLEAVGYVTRGRSRADERQLTVELTEKGRNLRAEAEKIPYRVVERLGMEVSELEALHAALGRVIQATA
- a CDS encoding alpha-ketoglutarate-dependent dioxygenase AlkB family protein: MSQALQGSLFGAGEPTALGPLSGLRRTELGQGAWIDVLPGWLDGSDELFEHLAAEVPWQEERRQMYDRVVAVPRLLCFYREQRPLPHPVLAEAREALTAHYAAELGEPFRTAGLCYYRDGQDSVAWHGDDLGRGRIEDTMVAILSVGAARQLALRPRGGGESVRYPLGHGDLIVMGGSCQRTWEHAIPKTARAVGPRISIQFRPRGVR
- a CDS encoding RluA family pseudouridine synthase, with protein sequence MRRKRPAPIPQRHGLDPARLRLPDEGPWATLLEHLVERLPRVAPERIAEMLREERIHGEDGPLGIDSAYAPGSFIWFHRDLPDEVPVPFDVAVLHRDEHLLVVDKPHFLATIPRGRHVLETALVRLRRSLDLPTLSPAHRLDRVTAGVVMFVITPSARGAYQTMFRDRLVRKEYEAIAAYDPALPLPRTVQSRIIKERGVLAAQEVPGPPNAESTVELLEHRAGLGRYRLLPATGRTHQLRVHMSSLGIPILGDDFYPDLREKPLDDFTRPLQLLAKVLEFDDPMTGEHRRFVSRRALTAWDSPAEWLS
- a CDS encoding cytochrome P450, whose product is MGSLRSRVLAWAGRRYLARQQKRGFDLEKMALLPDSALEPLRRHGLDPVPDLGRLRAEAPISKLDLPFGMNAWLVTGYEEAKAVLGKGSEFSNDFTNLVGNAGVTEDQNPGGLGFADPPVHTRLRKLLTPEFTMRRLSRLTPRIDEIVADRLDAMAAADGPVDLWEEFALPIPSLTICELLGVSYEDRADFQRLSTARFDLFSGAGASLGAISESLGYLLEIVRKQREQPGDGLLGMLIKEHGDEIDDRELAGLADGILTGGLETTASMLALGALVVLRDPAAFEAVRGDDDSVHRFVEELLRYLTVVQMAFPRFAKQDLDVAGVHISEGDIVLVSLSVADRDPVLGKGDLDRFDPTREPSSHLAFGYGIHRCIGAELGRMELRAAYPALVRRFPKLRLAVEPEELAFRKVSIVYGLDSLPVLVD
- a CDS encoding ArsR/SmtB family transcription factor, with product MQDVVVIEDPAVAAIALDPVRARLLAALTEPASAAALATRVELTRQKVNYHLRALESHGLVEPAGTRQWGGLTERLFVATAGSYLLSPAALGPAGTVRVKADRLSASYLLAVAGRTLREVAGLVRRAARAGKPLSTLTLDAEIAFASARDRSAFTEELTALVADLVSRYHHESAPDARMHRLVVTAHPKPAD